One segment of Bradyrhizobium sp. WD16 DNA contains the following:
- a CDS encoding glycosyltransferase family 2 protein — MIESATPAAPAAHSPAGAGAPRPQRALQLSVIIPTFNERGNVAVLFRRLQTTLAGIAWEVVFVDDNSPDGTWQAVRELAAGDGRVRCLRRIGRRGLSGACIEGILASSAPVVAVMDADLQHDETQLPRMLKLIEDGAAELVVGSRYVEGGSAHGLADKRRVGFSVAATMMAKKLLGVAIADPMSGFFMIRRDCFEDLAPSLSIQGFKILLDIVATGHGRLRTVEVPFKFGARQHGESKLDSMVAMDFFGLVLAKLTRDLVSLRFLLFALVGGFGLIVHMLTLDLLLVAGVASFATAQTVAALVAMTSNFLLNNALTYRDQRLKAFALLRGLLVFYIVCAVGLLANVGVAFSIYDQEQNWWLAGVSGALMGVVWNYAVSSLFVWRRR; from the coding sequence ATGATCGAATCGGCGACCCCGGCCGCGCCCGCGGCCCATTCACCGGCCGGTGCCGGGGCGCCGCGCCCGCAGCGCGCCCTGCAATTGTCGGTGATCATTCCGACCTTCAATGAACGCGGCAACGTGGCGGTGCTGTTCCGTCGCCTGCAGACGACGCTTGCTGGCATCGCCTGGGAGGTGGTGTTCGTCGACGACAACTCACCGGACGGCACCTGGCAGGCGGTGCGGGAGCTTGCGGCTGGCGACGGCCGGGTGCGCTGCCTGCGCCGCATCGGTCGTCGCGGCCTGTCGGGGGCCTGTATCGAGGGCATTCTCGCCTCCAGCGCGCCGGTGGTGGCGGTGATGGATGCCGACCTGCAGCATGACGAGACCCAGTTGCCACGGATGCTGAAACTGATCGAGGACGGCGCCGCCGAGCTCGTGGTCGGCAGCCGCTATGTCGAGGGCGGCAGCGCCCACGGCCTCGCGGACAAGCGGCGCGTCGGCTTCAGCGTCGCTGCGACCATGATGGCGAAGAAGCTGCTGGGGGTCGCCATCGCCGACCCAATGAGCGGCTTCTTCATGATCCGCCGCGACTGCTTCGAGGACCTGGCGCCTTCATTGTCGATTCAGGGGTTCAAGATCCTCCTCGACATCGTCGCGACCGGCCATGGCCGGCTGCGCACGGTCGAGGTGCCGTTCAAGTTCGGCGCCCGCCAGCATGGCGAGAGCAAGCTCGACTCCATGGTGGCCATGGACTTCTTCGGCCTCGTGCTCGCCAAGCTCACCCGTGACCTCGTCTCGCTGCGCTTTCTGCTGTTCGCCCTGGTCGGCGGCTTCGGCCTGATCGTCCATATGTTGACGCTCGATCTCCTGCTGGTCGCCGGAGTGGCGTCGTTCGCGACCGCCCAGACCGTTGCCGCGCTGGTCGCCATGACCAGCAACTTCCTCCTCAACAACGCGCTGACCTATCGCGACCAGCGGCTCAAGGCCTTCGCCCTGCTGCGCGGCTTATTGGTGTTCTACATCGTCTGCGCGGTCGGGCTCCTCGCCAATGTCGGTGTCGCCTTCTCGATCTATGACCAGGAACAGAACTGGTGGCTTGCCGGCGTTTCTGGCGCCCTGATGGGCGTGGTCTGGAATTACGCGGTGTCGAGCCTGTTCGTCTGGCGCCGCCGATGA
- a CDS encoding glycosyltransferase family 39 protein → MTPHDWKAGRGVVLAVGAMVLLRLIGAAVTPLTFDEAYYWTWSKHLAGGYYDHPPMVALVIRLGTMFAGDTQLGVRLASVLLALPMSWAVYRATEILFGSALIAGRATLLLNATLMVAVGTLIVTPDAPLMVASSFVLFCLAKVLQTGRGPWWLAVGAAVGAALLSKYTALLFGVGILAWLLAVPKLRSWLRSPWPYAGGVVAFAVFAPVIAWNAQHQWVSFIKQFGRARVDGLTLRFLVELIPAQFGFATPLVFILGAMGLIVLMRRGPGDAPARALVNALFWPIVLYFVWHSLHSRVEANWLGPVYPTFAIAAALALDGQWNARNRRTVEFCARWAVPGAVALLIVLMVQANTGWFTGYRRDPSVKHVGVGWRELAAAIEVERQRVGASCVLGSDYGTVGWLTFYLPPGTCVQQRSQRIRWVNMTEPDPALLQGRLLYVDEVRPDGPAALKPLFVRVEKLIELPRRRGPLVIETYEIDLLEGAKGGALDRSPPPELGGPPD, encoded by the coding sequence ATGACGCCGCATGACTGGAAGGCCGGGCGAGGGGTCGTCCTTGCGGTCGGCGCCATGGTGCTGCTGCGGCTGATCGGCGCCGCCGTGACCCCGCTGACGTTCGACGAGGCCTATTACTGGACCTGGTCGAAGCATCTCGCCGGCGGCTACTACGATCACCCGCCGATGGTTGCGCTCGTCATCCGGCTCGGCACCATGTTCGCGGGCGACACGCAATTGGGTGTCCGGCTCGCTTCGGTGCTGTTGGCGCTGCCCATGAGCTGGGCGGTGTACCGCGCCACGGAAATCCTGTTCGGCAGCGCTCTGATCGCCGGCCGGGCCACATTGCTGCTCAATGCCACTTTGATGGTGGCCGTCGGTACCCTGATCGTCACGCCCGATGCGCCGCTGATGGTCGCGTCGAGCTTCGTGCTGTTCTGCCTCGCCAAGGTGCTTCAGACCGGCCGCGGCCCATGGTGGCTCGCGGTCGGAGCTGCGGTCGGCGCGGCGCTGCTGTCGAAATACACGGCGCTGCTGTTCGGCGTCGGCATTCTCGCTTGGCTGCTTGCGGTGCCGAAGCTGCGGTCCTGGCTGCGCTCACCCTGGCCCTATGCCGGCGGCGTCGTCGCCTTCGCCGTGTTTGCGCCGGTGATCGCCTGGAATGCCCAGCACCAGTGGGTGTCGTTCATCAAGCAGTTCGGCCGCGCCCGGGTCGATGGCCTGACGCTGCGTTTTCTCGTCGAATTGATCCCGGCGCAGTTCGGCTTCGCCACGCCGCTCGTCTTCATTCTCGGCGCCATGGGCCTCATCGTGCTGATGCGCCGCGGCCCGGGCGACGCGCCGGCCCGGGCGCTGGTTAACGCGCTGTTCTGGCCCATTGTGCTCTATTTCGTCTGGCATTCGCTGCACAGCCGGGTCGAGGCCAACTGGCTGGGCCCCGTCTACCCGACTTTCGCCATCGCTGCCGCGCTCGCCCTCGATGGGCAATGGAACGCCCGCAATCGGCGCACCGTTGAATTTTGCGCGCGCTGGGCCGTGCCCGGCGCGGTGGCGCTGCTGATCGTGCTGATGGTCCAGGCCAATACCGGATGGTTCACCGGCTATCGCCGGGATCCCAGCGTCAAGCATGTCGGTGTCGGCTGGCGCGAGCTCGCCGCGGCAATCGAGGTGGAGCGGCAGCGTGTCGGCGCTTCCTGCGTGCTCGGCTCCGACTATGGCACCGTCGGCTGGCTGACCTTCTACCTGCCGCCGGGGACCTGCGTGCAGCAGCGCAGCCAGCGCATCCGCTGGGTCAATATGACCGAGCCAGATCCCGCGCTTCTGCAGGGCCGGCTGCTGTATGTCGATGAGGTGCGGCCGGACGGCCCGGCAGCGCTCAAGCCGCTGTTCGTGCGTGTGGAGAAGCTGATCGAGCTGCCGCGCAGGCGCGGGCCATTGGTCATCGAGACCTACGAGATCGACTTGCTGGAAGGGGCGAAGGGAGGGGCGCTGGACCGCTCACCACCGCCGGAGCTCGGTGGGCCACCGGACTAG
- the groL gene encoding chaperonin GroEL (60 kDa chaperone family; promotes refolding of misfolded polypeptides especially under stressful conditions; forms two stacked rings of heptamers to form a barrel-shaped 14mer; ends can be capped by GroES; misfolded proteins enter the barrel where they are refolded when GroES binds) codes for MSAKEVKFGVDARDKMLRGVDILANAVKVTLGPKGRNVVLDKSFGAPRITKDGVTVAKEIELEDKFENMGAQMVREVASKSADIAGDGTTTATVLAQAIVKEGAKSVAAGMNPMDLKRGIDLAVEAVVADLVKNSKKVTSNEEIAQVGTISANGDSEIGKFLADAMKKVGNEGVITVEEAKSLETELDVVEGMQFDRGYISPYFVTNADKMRVEFDDAYILINEKKLSSLNELLPLLEAVVQTGKPLVIVAEDVEGEALATLVVNRLRGGLKVAAVKAPGFGDRRKAMLQDIAILTGGTAISEDLGIKLENVTLQMLGRAKKVMIDKENTTIVNGAGKKADIEARVAQIKAQIEETTSDYDREKLQERLAKLAGGVAVIRVGGATEVEVKERKDRVDDAMHATRAAVEEGILPGGGVALLRASEQLKRIRTANDDQKTGVEIVRKALSAPARQIAMNAGEDGSVIIGKILEKEQYAYGFDSQSGEYVNLVTKGIIDPTKVVRAAIQNAASVAGLLITTEAMVAELPKKSSGGPAMPPGGGMGGMDF; via the coding sequence ATGTCAGCTAAAGAAGTCAAATTCGGCGTAGATGCGCGCGACAAGATGCTGCGCGGCGTCGACATTCTCGCCAACGCCGTCAAGGTGACGCTGGGTCCGAAGGGCCGCAACGTCGTTCTCGACAAGTCGTTCGGCGCTCCGCGCATCACCAAGGACGGCGTCACCGTCGCCAAGGAGATCGAGCTCGAAGACAAGTTCGAGAACATGGGCGCGCAAATGGTGCGCGAAGTGGCATCCAAGTCGGCCGACATCGCCGGCGACGGCACCACCACCGCGACCGTGCTGGCCCAGGCCATCGTCAAGGAAGGCGCCAAGTCGGTTGCCGCCGGCATGAACCCAATGGATCTGAAGCGCGGCATCGACCTTGCTGTCGAAGCCGTCGTTGCGGACCTCGTGAAGAACTCCAAGAAGGTCACTTCGAACGAGGAAATCGCCCAGGTCGGCACCATTTCAGCCAACGGCGACTCCGAAATCGGCAAGTTCCTCGCCGACGCGATGAAGAAGGTCGGCAACGAAGGCGTCATCACCGTCGAGGAAGCCAAGTCGCTCGAAACCGAGCTCGATGTCGTCGAGGGCATGCAGTTCGACCGCGGCTACATCTCCCCCTACTTCGTCACCAATGCCGACAAGATGCGCGTCGAATTCGACGACGCCTACATCCTGATCAACGAGAAGAAGCTCTCCTCGCTCAACGAACTGCTGCCGCTGCTCGAGGCCGTGGTACAGACCGGCAAGCCGCTGGTGATCGTTGCTGAAGACGTCGAAGGCGAAGCCCTCGCCACCCTCGTCGTCAACCGCCTGCGCGGCGGCCTCAAGGTTGCTGCCGTCAAAGCTCCGGGCTTCGGCGATCGCCGCAAGGCCATGCTGCAGGACATCGCGATCCTGACCGGCGGCACCGCGATCTCGGAAGATCTCGGCATCAAGCTTGAGAACGTGACCCTGCAGATGCTCGGCCGCGCCAAGAAGGTGATGATCGACAAGGAGAACACCACGATCGTCAACGGCGCCGGCAAGAAGGCCGACATCGAAGCGCGCGTCGCCCAGATCAAGGCGCAGATCGAGGAAACCACCTCGGACTACGACCGTGAGAAGCTCCAGGAGCGTCTCGCCAAGCTGGCCGGCGGCGTCGCGGTGATCCGCGTCGGCGGCGCCACCGAGGTCGAGGTCAAGGAGCGCAAGGACCGCGTTGATGACGCGATGCATGCAACCCGGGCGGCTGTCGAGGAAGGCATTCTGCCGGGCGGCGGCGTCGCCCTGTTGCGCGCCTCCGAGCAGCTCAAGCGCATCCGGACCGCCAATGACGACCAGAAGACCGGCGTCGAGATCGTCCGCAAGGCCCTCTCCGCTCCGGCCCGCCAGATCGCCATGAACGCCGGCGAGGACGGCTCGGTGATCATCGGCAAGATCCTGGAGAAGGAGCAGTATGCCTACGGCTTCGACTCGCAGAGCGGCGAATACGTCAACCTGGTCACCAAGGGCATCATCGACCCGACCAAGGTGGTGCGTGCGGCGATCCAGAACGCAGCTTCGGTTGCGGGCCTCCTGATCACCACCGAGGCCATGGTCGCCGAGCTGCCGAAGAAGTCGTCCGGCGGCCCCGCGATGCCTCCGGGCGGCGGCATGGGCGGCATGGACTTCTAA
- a CDS encoding co-chaperone GroES, which yields MKFRPLHDRVVVKRIDAETKTAGGIIIPDSAKEKPSQGEIVAVGPGGRDEAGKLIPIDLKVGDIVLFGKWSGTEVKIDGTEVLIMKESDILGVLEGHSAGKKAA from the coding sequence ATGAAATTCCGTCCGCTTCACGATCGTGTTGTGGTCAAGCGCATCGACGCGGAAACCAAGACGGCCGGTGGCATCATCATCCCCGACAGCGCGAAGGAAAAGCCTTCCCAGGGCGAGATCGTCGCCGTCGGCCCGGGTGGCCGCGACGAAGCCGGGAAGCTGATCCCGATCGACCTCAAGGTCGGCGACATCGTTCTGTTCGGCAAGTGGTCGGGCACCGAGGTCAAGATCGACGGCACCGAAGTGCTGATCATGAAGGAAAGCGACATCCTCGGCGTACTGGAAGGCCACAGCGCCGGCAAGAAGGCTGCGTAA
- a CDS encoding usg protein has product MTVKAPIAPSRSTVSEGFKKQLAGYGLTTAEILYRRPDRRWLLQSFVWQDYDMFPEFPALQDFLSFWQQKLDGPLFSVTVVHSRLIKPAEFKAVDGVFRLH; this is encoded by the coding sequence ATGACCGTGAAAGCCCCCATTGCGCCGTCCCGCAGTACCGTGTCCGAAGGGTTCAAGAAGCAACTCGCCGGTTACGGGCTGACGACGGCCGAGATCCTCTACCGTCGTCCTGACCGCCGCTGGCTACTGCAGAGCTTCGTTTGGCAGGATTACGACATGTTCCCGGAATTCCCGGCATTGCAGGACTTTCTCAGCTTTTGGCAGCAGAAGCTCGACGGGCCGTTATTCTCAGTTACCGTCGTCCATTCGCGGCTGATCAAGCCGGCCGAATTCAAGGCGGTGGACGGGGTGTTCCGGCTGCACTGA
- a CDS encoding glycosyltransferase family 39 protein → MLDRPITGPAPATAPAVEPASPDFVLSRLTMFGWAGGLAAILAGIVLSFFLFGYFAIYWRNADMDFMVVYNALVLNEGLPKEFFDHPSFFTILSVKFAFQVLHGLGLLDAYRLSAIPSAADPDAFGAAMTAAVRAGRLVALITACTSVVVFAMLSRRALRDRRIALLATFAFAFSGGVAVHLRILRSEMIAASFVVFALLIVIAAARRPGLWRPVALGAAAMLCVMALENKVHAIFVIAALPPLSLFFGQSAAPSDLFWRESPRAWPAVGLLGAAAVLLCWWAAPIVAAGYDPAAIAVAGLKPMLFGRFGVYQWALAAEVVLAVVVYALIWRVATAEAAATLPALLAGAALGLLALDLQFNVNDAVAVLNPIEKMLAFAPIGEDNVKSLGGIIAELNALFVWVLRRYSFVLYPSSRPTLVVLWLVVPGILYALVRGKPQLALQAILLVAIAAGIDTLGITRGLKSEYFVLSDPFIIIAGALLLDGMPQLLAPRWTLPFGMVLIVIHVVAAHPEPVKMMTKRSGPEYICEWNQIYQPLLPMPWCALPAVKS, encoded by the coding sequence ATGCTCGACCGTCCCATCACCGGACCGGCACCAGCGACCGCGCCCGCGGTCGAGCCGGCCTCACCCGATTTCGTGCTCAGCCGTCTCACCATGTTCGGCTGGGCCGGCGGCCTCGCCGCGATCCTCGCCGGCATCGTGCTGTCGTTCTTCCTGTTCGGCTATTTTGCCATCTACTGGCGCAACGCCGACATGGATTTCATGGTGGTCTACAACGCCTTGGTGCTGAACGAGGGACTCCCCAAGGAGTTCTTCGACCATCCGAGCTTCTTCACCATCCTGTCGGTGAAGTTCGCGTTTCAGGTGCTGCACGGCCTCGGACTGCTCGATGCCTACAGGCTCTCGGCCATTCCTTCGGCGGCCGATCCCGACGCCTTCGGCGCCGCCATGACTGCTGCGGTGAGGGCGGGACGCCTCGTCGCCCTCATCACTGCCTGTACGTCAGTGGTGGTCTTCGCCATGCTGTCGCGTCGCGCCCTGCGCGACCGACGCATTGCGCTGCTCGCCACCTTCGCCTTTGCCTTCTCCGGCGGCGTCGCGGTGCATCTTCGCATCCTGCGCAGTGAAATGATCGCCGCCTCGTTCGTCGTCTTCGCGCTGCTCATCGTCATCGCTGCCGCACGGCGGCCCGGGCTGTGGCGGCCGGTCGCGCTGGGCGCCGCGGCCATGCTCTGCGTTATGGCGCTCGAGAACAAGGTGCATGCGATCTTCGTGATCGCTGCGCTGCCGCCGCTCAGCCTGTTCTTCGGCCAATCGGCTGCACCGAGCGATCTGTTCTGGCGAGAGTCGCCACGCGCCTGGCCTGCGGTCGGTCTGCTCGGCGCCGCCGCCGTGCTGTTGTGCTGGTGGGCGGCCCCGATCGTCGCTGCGGGATATGATCCGGCTGCCATCGCCGTCGCAGGACTGAAGCCGATGCTGTTCGGCCGCTTCGGCGTCTACCAATGGGCGCTCGCGGCTGAGGTCGTTTTGGCAGTCGTCGTCTACGCGCTGATCTGGCGCGTCGCCACGGCGGAAGCCGCGGCGACGCTGCCGGCGCTGCTGGCAGGCGCGGCGCTCGGGCTCTTGGCGCTCGATCTGCAGTTCAACGTCAACGACGCCGTCGCCGTCCTCAATCCGATCGAGAAGATGCTGGCCTTTGCACCGATAGGCGAGGACAACGTCAAGAGCCTGGGCGGGATCATCGCCGAGCTCAACGCTCTTTTCGTCTGGGTTTTACGTCGCTACAGCTTCGTCCTCTACCCTTCGTCCCGACCGACGCTCGTCGTGCTGTGGCTGGTGGTGCCGGGCATCCTCTATGCCCTGGTCCGCGGCAAGCCGCAGTTGGCGCTTCAGGCGATCTTGCTGGTCGCGATCGCTGCCGGGATCGACACGCTCGGCATCACGCGCGGTCTCAAGTCGGAATATTTCGTCCTCAGTGATCCGTTCATCATCATCGCCGGCGCGCTGCTGCTCGACGGCATGCCGCAGCTGTTGGCGCCGCGCTGGACGCTGCCCTTCGGCATGGTGCTGATAGTGATCCATGTGGTGGCGGCGCATCCCGAGCCGGTCAAGATGATGACCAAACGCAGCGGTCCGGAATACATCTGCGAGTGGAACCAGATCTATCAGCCGCTGTTGCCGATGCCCTGGTGCGCGTTGCCGGCGGTGAAATCGTAA
- a CDS encoding SDR family oxidoreductase — protein sequence MAGEKVAIVTGAGSGVGRATSLALMKAGFAVVLTGRRAEALAETARAGESLGGRSLPVPADMTNPASIAALFAKTKEAFGRLDLLFNNAGIGAPTVPFEDVSVEQWKAVVDTNLTAPFLCTQHAFRIMKDQTPRGGRIINNGSISAHAPRPFSAAYTSTKHAITGLTKSTALDGRAYDIACGQIDIGNAATDMTSRMVEGVLQPDGRRIPEPRMDVEAVANAVVYMASLPLDANVLFMTVMATKMPFVGRG from the coding sequence ATGGCCGGAGAGAAGGTAGCAATCGTCACGGGTGCGGGCTCGGGCGTGGGGCGAGCGACATCGCTCGCGCTGATGAAAGCGGGTTTCGCCGTGGTGCTGACCGGACGGCGCGCCGAGGCGCTGGCCGAGACCGCCAGGGCCGGCGAGAGCCTCGGCGGCAGGAGCCTGCCGGTGCCCGCCGACATGACCAATCCCGCCTCGATCGCGGCGCTGTTCGCCAAGACCAAGGAAGCCTTCGGCCGATTGGATCTGCTGTTCAACAATGCCGGCATCGGCGCGCCGACGGTCCCCTTCGAAGACGTCAGCGTCGAGCAGTGGAAGGCGGTGGTCGACACCAACCTGACCGCGCCCTTCCTGTGCACCCAGCACGCCTTCCGGATCATGAAGGACCAGACCCCGCGCGGCGGCCGCATCATCAACAACGGATCGATCTCGGCCCACGCGCCTCGGCCGTTTTCGGCGGCCTATACCTCGACCAAGCACGCGATCACCGGCCTGACCAAGTCCACCGCACTGGACGGCCGCGCCTATGACATCGCCTGCGGCCAGATCGACATCGGCAATGCCGCAACCGACATGACCAGCCGCATGGTCGAAGGCGTATTGCAGCCCGACGGTCGCAGGATCCCCGAACCGCGCATGGACGTCGAAGCGGTCGCCAACGCGGTCGTGTACATGGCGAGCCTGCCGCTCGACGCCAACGTCCTGTTCATGACAGTGATGGCGACCAAGATGCCGTTCGTCGGCCGGGGCTGA
- a CDS encoding proteasome-type protease → MTYCCGILVRDGLVMIADTRTNAGLDNISTFRKLHVFTKPGERVMAVASAGNLSISQSVLSTLTEGVENPDTGELETLTNAPTMFQAAQRIGRAIRHVLETEGTAPRAEDINFDVSFLFGGQIKGGRMRLFMVYPAGNFIECTTDTPYLQIGEHKYGKPVLDRAVTYDVDLHDALKVGLVSMDSTMRSNLGVGLPIDVLIARPDVLQPELNYRIEADEPYFHDLRARWSAALRAAHQGIPRPPYLDAVAPTAKTR, encoded by the coding sequence ATGACTTATTGCTGCGGAATTCTGGTGCGCGACGGCCTGGTGATGATCGCCGACACCCGCACCAATGCCGGGCTCGACAACATCTCGACCTTCCGCAAGCTCCACGTCTTCACCAAGCCGGGCGAGCGCGTGATGGCGGTCGCCAGCGCCGGCAACCTGTCGATCAGCCAGTCGGTGCTGAGCACGCTGACCGAGGGCGTCGAGAACCCCGACACCGGGGAACTCGAGACGCTGACGAATGCGCCGACCATGTTCCAGGCGGCGCAGCGCATCGGCCGCGCGATCCGCCATGTCCTTGAGACCGAAGGTACGGCGCCGCGCGCCGAAGACATCAATTTCGACGTTTCCTTCCTGTTCGGCGGACAGATCAAGGGCGGCCGGATGCGCCTGTTCATGGTCTATCCGGCGGGCAACTTCATCGAATGCACCACCGACACGCCCTATCTCCAGATCGGAGAACACAAATACGGCAAACCGGTGCTCGACCGCGCTGTCACCTATGACGTCGACCTGCACGATGCCCTCAAGGTCGGCCTGGTGTCGATGGATTCGACCATGCGCTCCAATCTCGGCGTCGGACTGCCGATCGACGTGCTGATCGCGCGTCCCGACGTGCTGCAGCCGGAACTGAACTACCGGATCGAGGCCGACGAGCCCTATTTCCACGATCTGCGCGCACGCTGGTCGGCGGCTCTGCGCGCTGCGCATCAGGGCATTCCACGGCCGCCCTATCTCGACGCCGTGGCCCCGACCGCCAAGACCCGCTAA